In the genome of Acinetobacter sp. TR3, one region contains:
- a CDS encoding type II toxin-antitoxin system RelE/ParE family toxin encodes MPQVIYTEESKQDLVRFANFLVANEAREQARAVVTVILSHVKKLEDFPLIGRIYPIENKEFRELKIKYGSSGYVCLYSFDPMTNIVLIHAFRHQRELGYSAF; translated from the coding sequence ATGCCACAAGTAATTTATACCGAAGAATCTAAACAGGATTTAGTACGGTTTGCTAACTTTTTGGTAGCAAATGAAGCTAGAGAGCAAGCCAGAGCTGTAGTTACAGTTATTCTCTCACACGTAAAAAAATTAGAGGACTTTCCTTTAATTGGGCGAATATACCCAATTGAGAATAAGGAGTTTAGAGAGCTTAAAATTAAGTATGGCAGTAGTGGCTATGTTTGTTTGTATTCTTTCGACCCAATGACCAACATTGTTTTAATCCATGCTTTTAGACATCAACGGGAATTAGGATATTCAGCTTTCTAA